In a single window of the Elaeis guineensis isolate ETL-2024a chromosome 4, EG11, whole genome shotgun sequence genome:
- the LOC140857099 gene encoding protein CDI-like yields the protein MGSEIPPSSAAGADLAGEGQRPFKIFIGYDPREDAAFDVCRHSLLKRSSVPLEIHPIKQSELRAAGLFWRERGPTESTEFSFTRFLTPYLAGSQGWAMFVDCDFLYLADIKELISLIDNKYAIMCVHHEYAPKETTKMDGAVQTVYPRKNWSSMVLYNCGHPKNRAALTPEAVSTQTGAFLHRFVWLDDAEIGEIPFVWNFLVGHNKVDPDDPATFPKAIHYTMGGPWFERYKDCEFADLWLQELEDASKGKKTADA from the coding sequence ATGGGCTCGGAGATCCCTCCTTCCTCCGCCGCCGGCGCGGATCTCGCCGGCGAAGGGCAGCGGCCATTCAAGATCTTTATAGGCTACGACCCCCGGGAGGACGCGGCCTTCGATGTGTGCCGCCACTCCCTCCTGAAGCGCTCGTCGGTGCCGCTCGAGATCCACCCCATCAAGCAGTCGGAGCTCCGCGCCGCCGGGCTCTTCTGGCGCGAGCGCGGCCCCACCGAGAGCACCGAGTTCTCCTTCACCCGATTCCTCACCCCCTACCTCGCCGGTTCTCAGGGGTGGGCCATGTTCGTCGACTGCGACTTCCTCTACCTCGCCGACATCAAGGAATTGATCTCCCTGATCGACAACAAGTACGCGATCATGTGCGTCCATCACGAGTACGCCCCCAAGGAGACCACCAAGATGGACGGCGCCGTTCAGACGGTGTACCCGCGCAAGAACTGGTCCTCCATGGTGCTCTACAACTGCGGCCACCCCAAGAACCGGGCGGCGCTCACCCCCGAGGCCGTCAGCACGCAGACCGGCGCCTTCCTCCACCGCTTCGTCTGGCTCGACGACGCCGAGATCGGCGAGATTCCCTTCGTCTGGAACTTCCTCGTCGGCCACAACAAGGTCGATCCCGACGACCCCGCAACGTTCCCCAAGGCCATCCATTACACCATGGGGGGGCCATGGTTCGAGAGGTACAAGGATTGCGAATTCGCTGATCTCTGGCTCCAGGAGCTTGAGGACGCGAGCAAGGGGAAGAAAACGGCCGATGCTTGA